The stretch of DNA CACGCCCCGTTCCACCAGCGGCCGGAAGGGCACGACCGGCTCGCTGCCGAGCGCGCACGTGGTCACCGCCACGTCCGCGTCGGCCAGGAACTCGGCGGTGTGCTCCAACTCGGTGGCGTCGCAGTCGGACAGGCAGAACGCGTGGCTGATCGTGACCTTTCCCCGCATGTCGGCGGCCAGGGTACGGCGGGCGATCTCGGCGATCTGGTCCAGGCCCGCTCGGCCGCGGTCGTGCAGGTGGATGTCGATCGGTGCGCCGGTGCGCTCGGCGATGCCGAACAGGACGTCCAGATGCCCGTCGAGGTCACCGTCGATGCCGACCGGATCCAGGCCGCCGACGATGTCGGCGCCCTCCTTGACGGCCTGCTCCAGCAGCTCGGCGGTGCCGGGCTCGGTGAGGAGGCCGAGCTGGGGGAAGGCCACGACCTGCAGGTCCATCGCCGACGCGAACGGAGCGGCGGCGGCGCGGATTCCGTGCAGGTGGGAGAGCCCGTGGACCGGTGCGACATCGACGTGCGCGCGCATCGCCCGGGTGCCGCGGCCGACCGCCCGGGCGATCAGGGCGCCGGCGCGTTCGTGCACCGGAGAGGTCATGGCGCGCTGGGTGGCGACGTCGTTCGTGATCAGTTCGCGGAGCGTGTCGGCGGGTTCGCGGCTCAGCCACGGCCGGCCCCAGGCCGACTTGTCGGGATGGATGTGCGCGTCGACGGGGGAAGGCAGGGCAAAAGCACCGCCGCCGTCGACGACGACGCAGTTCCCGGGCCGCGTCGCGGGATCGATGGCCGCGATGCGGCCGTCGGCCACCAGCACGTCGTGAGGATCTCCGCCATGAGGGCGAATGTGGGTGAACAGGGCGTGGGTCATGCCAGCGGCCCCCTTCGAGTCGGTGAAAGGGCTGGAACTCCGTCCCGGGAGAGTCATATGGTTATCAAGTCATCTGATGATCAGGGAAGAGGGTTGCATGAAACCCGTCGCACGAATGTCGATCGTCGACGCTGTGATCAACGAGTTGCGGGCAGAACTCGCGCGAGGCACATGGCAGGTGGGCGACCGGATACCGCCGGAGGACCAGCTCGCCGCGACCCTCGCTGTGAGCCGGCTGTCCATCCGCGAGGCGGTCCGGGTGCTCGTCCACGCGGGACTGCTCACCACCCGTCAAGGCGACGGCACCTACGTCATCGCCACCGACGAGGGCCAGGTCGCACTGCGCCGGCACTTCGACCGGGCGAGGACCGCCGACATCCTCGTTGTCCGCCGCGGCCTGGACATAGTCGCCGCCCGCCTCGCCAGCACGACGCGCACCGATGACGACCTCGCCGTGATCCGCGAAGCCATGGAACGCAGGGAATCCGCAGGCCGGGCCCGGGACCTGGACGCCTTCACCGATGCCGACGTCGACTTCCACCTGCGCATCGCCGAGGCGTCCCACAACCCGGTGCTCAGCGACCTCTACCGG from Streptomyces sp. 6-11-2 encodes:
- a CDS encoding FadR/GntR family transcriptional regulator — its product is MKPVARMSIVDAVINELRAELARGTWQVGDRIPPEDQLAATLAVSRLSIREAVRVLVHAGLLTTRQGDGTYVIATDEGQVALRRHFDRARTADILVVRRGLDIVAARLASTTRTDDDLAVIREAMERRESAGRARDLDAFTDADVDFHLRIAEASHNPVLSDLYRNMSDVLWETVKANQCMDDAGDDPFHTALFEAVRAGDPVAATAAALAILDDYPEAEA
- a CDS encoding amidohydrolase family protein; its protein translation is MTHALFTHIRPHGGDPHDVLVADGRIAAIDPATRPGNCVVVDGGGAFALPSPVDAHIHPDKSAWGRPWLSREPADTLRELITNDVATQRAMTSPVHERAGALIARAVGRGTRAMRAHVDVAPVHGLSHLHGIRAAAAPFASAMDLQVVAFPQLGLLTEPGTAELLEQAVKEGADIVGGLDPVGIDGDLDGHLDVLFGIAERTGAPIDIHLHDRGRAGLDQIAEIARRTLAADMRGKVTISHAFCLSDCDATELEHTAEFLADADVAVTTCALGSEPVVPFRPLVERGVRVGAGSDGVRDAWTPFGDGDMFTRAHLLAYRTDARTDEELAACYAVAAHGGADVMGLERSDLRIGDPADFVLLAGESVAQVLVDRPLPAMVVRAGNVVARDGRLERTTR